A single region of the Chrysoperla carnea chromosome 5, inChrCarn1.1, whole genome shotgun sequence genome encodes:
- the LOC123301299 gene encoding uncharacterized protein LOC123301299 codes for MICINNLGLVLIYTYIMLFKLNVACKSRLCDDYQLNNYNLTEQNKQLISINKTESLHMEKSDKHLNAESFIHIKVLNNDKNNKTELRLFQDDNSTLTTKDNSNSTSTTLIVNYNKTVEPEEISTTTEINESSTDSSNRSSVNIVADEVTKQTTIRLPVSTDEQLATYSTTTAMTSSVGPVTTIEQNNILTGLALQHKNYTENVARLKQIILNLTEKLDKVHDDLKSRHISNSTYMLDNPSTESTTPNQNVLQSTSNENANYPNKFKSRCGASQNILNLNSARKRYLMTRRILHTYRNVGNRKMEDAEQEILNNMKHQKFVRNTDDC; via the exons ATGATCTGTATTAATAATTTGGGATTAGTTCTCATTTACACTTACATcatg ttatTCAAGTTAAATGTAGCTTGCAAATCTAGATTGTGTGATGATTAtcaactaaataattataatttaacggAACAAA acaaaCAACTCATATCCATAAATAAAACAGAATCATTACACATGGAAAAAAGTGATAAACATTTAAACGCTGAGTCATTTATTCACATCAAAGTTTTaaacaatgataaaaataataaaacagaatTGAG ACTCTTCCAAGATGATAATTCTACGTTAACAACAAAAGACAACTCGAACAGTACAAGTACAACATTaatagtaaattataataaaactgttGAACCAGAAGAAATAAGTACAACAACTGAAATAAATGAGTCTTCAACAGATAGTAGTAATCGTTCTTCTGTGAATATAGTTGCAGATGAAGTAACTAAACAAACAACTATACGACTACCAGTTAGTACTGATGAACAACTTGCAACTTATAGCACCACAACTGCAATGACATCATCTGTAGGACCAGTCACAAcaattgaacaaaataatattctcACTGGATtag cACTTCAACATAAAAACTATACAGAAAATGTCGCACGcttaaaacaaatcattttaaatttgactGAAAAACTTGATAAAGTCCATGACGATCTGAAATCAAGGCACATTTCTAATTCTACATACATGCTAGATAATCCATCTACCGAATCAACCACACCGAACCAAAACGTACTACAATCAACTTCTAACGAAAACGCAAACTAtccaaataaattcaaatcaaGATGTGGTGcgtcacaaaatattttaaatctaaatagTGCACGAAAAAGGTATTTAATGACCAGAAGAATTTTGCATACTTATCGAAATGTTGGGAATAGAAAAATGGAAGATGCTGAACAagagattttaaataatatgaaacatcAGAAATTTGTACGAAATACTGATGATTGTTAA